A single genomic interval of Salmo trutta chromosome 13, fSalTru1.1, whole genome shotgun sequence harbors:
- the LOC115206581 gene encoding T-lymphocyte activation antigen CD80 yields MTADYGMCARRLLRCVTLFLLSIQFIQSEEVTMVIGEVGGAVTLPCTTDVQRLPIHLYVQRYDPAEFINGYHKTRDLPPPHPEYANRTQVDHTQGTMKLWSIRPSDEGLYLCHIGYPTTNDEKIIHLNVTANYSIPDVTVACDNGICLVTCSSDNGYPPRDVEWSLNPPLNQSHWRVVNSSGWGRDPVSMLFSVVRSISVNCSSGLRLNLSCAVGGALSQEHTVCRPPDLSVVSVISAVSVIAAVLLCFLVLGFSSKKNKAQTARGNQGGKGAASSEENVQLT; encoded by the exons ATGACTGCG GACTATGGAATGTGTGCGCGTCGCCTGCTTCG GTGTGTCACCTTATTCCTGCTATCGATTCAGTTCATTCAAAGTGAAG aagTCACCATGGTGATAGGAGAGGTGGGTGGGGCTGTGACCCTCCCCTGTACCACTGACGTCCAGAGACTCCCAATCCACCTGTATGTACAGAGATATGACCCAGCCGAGTTCATTAATGGCTACCATAAGACGAGGGACTTACCACCCCCTCACCCGGAGTATGCAAACCGTACTCAAGTAGACCACACACAGGGAACAATGAAGCTGTGGAGTATACGGCCGTCAGATGAGGGGCTGTACTTATGCCACATCGGATACCCAACCACGAACGACGAGAAGATCATACATCTCAATGTGACAG CCAACTACAGCATCCCCGATGTAACAGTGGCCTGTGACAACGGCATCTGCTTGGTGACATGTTCCTCCGACAACGGTTACCCTCCTAGGGATGTTGAGTGGAGCCTGAACCCTCCTCTTAACCAGAGCCACTGGAGAGTAGTGAACAGCAGTGGTTGGGGAAGAGACCCGGTCTCTATGCTGTTCTCTGTCGTCCGTTCCATATCTGTCAACTGCTCCTCTGGACTCCGGCTGAACCTCAGCTGTGCTGTAGGGGGCGCCCTCTCACAGGAACACACTGTCT GCAGGCCACCTGatctctctgttgtctctgtgatctctgctgtctctgtgaTCGCTGCTGTTCTGCTGTGCTTCCTGGTTCTGGGATTTAGCAGCAAGAAAAACAAGGCTCAGACAGCCAGAGGTAATCAAG GAGGGAAGGGAGCAGCAAGTTCAGAGGA AAATGTACAGCTGACCTGA